The Verrucomicrobiota bacterium genome has a segment encoding these proteins:
- a CDS encoding DUF1080 domain-containing protein, translated as MNRSPENEHLGYSDMPVLPDSGYAVHDGTRPQPPIVSPGSGNRAPSDALVLFDGSNLEAWESVKEGGSASWKLLDDGSMEVVPGTGNIRTRESFGNIQLHLEFSCPTEINGEGQGRGNSGVFLMGLYEIQVLDNHNNPTYADGTVGAMYGQTPPLVNAIREPGQWNVYDIVWETPVFENAERKKPARITAILNGVVVQHGTELLGPTTHKALPPEDSQESIGPLMLQDHGDLVRFRNIWIRPLRNCERF; from the coding sequence ACCGATCCCCCGAAAACGAACATCTTGGTTACAGTGATATGCCGGTGTTGCCAGATAGTGGATACGCAGTACACGATGGAACCCGCCCACAGCCGCCCATCGTTTCTCCCGGATCTGGAAATAGGGCCCCGAGTGATGCGCTGGTTCTTTTTGATGGTTCAAATCTGGAGGCGTGGGAGTCTGTTAAGGAAGGAGGGTCCGCCTCATGGAAGTTACTTGACGATGGCTCCATGGAAGTAGTTCCGGGTACGGGTAATATCCGCACGCGCGAATCGTTCGGAAACATTCAGCTGCATCTGGAGTTTAGCTGTCCTACGGAGATAAATGGCGAAGGGCAGGGTCGTGGGAACAGCGGTGTGTTTCTTATGGGGCTCTATGAAATTCAGGTGCTGGATAATCATAACAATCCTACCTATGCGGATGGTACGGTGGGAGCCATGTACGGGCAGACCCCGCCCCTCGTGAATGCCATACGTGAGCCGGGCCAATGGAATGTTTACGATATTGTTTGGGAAACCCCGGTTTTTGAAAATGCAGAACGCAAAAAGCCTGCTCGTATAACCGCTATTCTAAATGGGGTGGTTGTACAGCATGGTACAGAATTACTGGGACCTACCACGCACAAAGCCTTGCCTCCTGAGGACTCACAAGAGTCAATCGGTCCGCTCATGCTTCAGGATCACGGGGACTTGGTTCGATTCCGAAACATCTGGATTCGACCTTTAAGGAATTGTGAGCGGTTTTAA
- a CDS encoding PQQ-binding-like beta-propeller repeat protein has product MAGAVVLACGMWTLVRSGGFTSDFDQDFAWRWSKTAEDRLVEQNTESAGFSSVSISDDSKVLWSGFRGANRDGIIHGIRIDTDWSSSPPTEIWRRPIGPSWSSFAVLGELFFTQEQRGDDEVVSCYHLTTGELVWRHSDNVRFWEANAGAGPRGTPTLSNGRLFTCGATGILNALNALDGSVIWSKNAGEDTGTNIPLWGFSSSPLVVGKVVVIAVVGTLVAYDKDSGDLRWIGPKGGDGYSSPHHANIDGVDQVLLPSKSGVVSLDPKNGTVLWNHRWESGSRIVQPAFISDHDLLISAGESSGVGRVIVSSGPDGWTTEELWRTNRFKPYFSDLVIHKDHAYGIDGNNLVCINTEDGNRNWKGRRYGSGQLFLLADQDVLLILSEEGELALVEAKPDKFTELASIPAIEGKTWNHPVLVGDVLLVRNAEEMVAFRLALVDG; this is encoded by the coding sequence ATGGCCGGGGCCGTTGTGCTTGCCTGCGGTATGTGGACCTTGGTGCGGTCCGGAGGTTTTACCAGCGATTTCGATCAGGACTTCGCATGGCGCTGGTCCAAAACAGCAGAAGATCGACTGGTTGAACAGAACACTGAGTCAGCTGGTTTTTCTTCTGTTTCAATCTCCGACGATTCCAAGGTTTTGTGGTCAGGATTCCGTGGTGCCAATCGTGATGGAATCATTCACGGGATTCGTATCGATACCGATTGGTCGTCCTCTCCGCCGACTGAAATCTGGCGTCGTCCCATTGGACCGAGTTGGTCCTCTTTTGCGGTGTTGGGAGAACTCTTTTTCACCCAGGAACAACGAGGTGATGATGAAGTCGTTTCCTGCTACCACCTAACCACGGGTGAGCTCGTTTGGAGGCATAGTGATAATGTCCGCTTCTGGGAAGCGAATGCCGGTGCTGGTCCGCGTGGGACACCAACGTTGAGCAACGGACGTTTATTCACCTGTGGTGCTACCGGAATCCTCAACGCTCTGAATGCTTTGGATGGGTCGGTCATTTGGTCTAAAAATGCGGGGGAAGATACGGGCACAAACATTCCACTCTGGGGGTTCTCAAGTTCACCTTTGGTAGTCGGTAAGGTTGTTGTGATTGCCGTCGTCGGGACGCTGGTTGCCTATGATAAAGATTCCGGTGATTTACGATGGATAGGCCCAAAAGGGGGTGATGGATACAGCTCACCCCATCATGCAAACATCGATGGCGTCGATCAAGTCTTACTCCCAAGCAAGAGTGGAGTAGTCAGCCTTGATCCGAAAAACGGAACTGTTCTATGGAACCATAGATGGGAGTCCGGATCTCGCATCGTGCAACCTGCTTTTATTTCTGATCACGATCTTTTGATTAGCGCTGGTGAGTCCTCTGGTGTCGGGCGAGTCATCGTTTCCAGTGGGCCTGATGGATGGACGACTGAAGAGCTTTGGCGGACGAATCGATTCAAGCCCTATTTCAGCGATTTGGTCATTCACAAAGACCATGCGTATGGCATCGATGGAAATAATCTTGTTTGTATAAACACCGAGGATGGGAACCGAAACTGGAAGGGCAGACGCTATGGTAGTGGTCAACTATTTCTGTTAGCCGACCAGGATGTATTACTTATTTTATCCGAAGAAGGTGAGCTGGCGTTAGTGGAGGCGAAGCCTGACAAGTTTACCGAGCTCGCATCCATTCCAGCGATTGAAGGAAAGACCTGGAATCACCCTGTCCTGGTTGGAGATGTCTTACTTGTTCGGAATGCGGAGGAGATGGTAGCGTTTCGGTTGGCGCTTGTGGATGGGTGA